Below is a window of Haloterrigena alkaliphila DNA.
GGTCGCCCGTTCGGCCTATGCGACTGCAGCGCGCTCGAGCGGGTCCCGTCGCTTCAGGCGGTTTCAGGGACCGATGCCCTCGACGGGGACCTCCGTCTCGCAGTTGGGACACGACGCGTGCTCGTCCCCGCCGGTGTAGGTCCAGGTTTTGCCGCACTCGTGGCAGGTCAACTCGACGCCGTCCGACGACTCCGCTCCGCTCCCGGTCCCGCCGGCGTCGGTTCGCGCGTTGCGAACCCGCGACAGGACGGTCGCGGCGGCGTCCAGATCGGTGTCCCCGAGAGGGACGGCGTGTTCGCGGTCGTCGGTGACGAACCAGTAGTCCGTCGATTCGCTCTCTTCGGCCGCGACGACCGCGTACCGGCCCTCGCTGGCGATCGGCTCTCCGTCGGCGCTCGCGTCGTTCATACGGGCGCTTCCGTCCCGACCGGGTTCCGTCTTCTGCAAGCGATACCAGCGTCGATGGTCCCAGAGCCAGCCCGGGACCCGCGTCCGGACGAGACGACTCGTCCCGCCGACTGGCCGCTACCCGGTTCGAAACATGGCAATCCTTTTCCGCGGCCGTCCAGAATCCGATGGTATGACGGACGAAAACGAATCCAACGGCGAAGCGGACGACGGCGAGGAGAAGTCCTTCCGCGAGCGAGTCGAAGAGATTCGAGAGAAGCGCGCCGAAGAAGGCGACGGCGAGGGCGAGCCGCCCGAGAGCCCGTTCGGCGGTGGCGGCGGCCCAGGCGGCATGGGCGGCGGCGGCAACCCCTTCGCGCAGATGATGGGCGGCATGATGGGCGGCGGCCCCGGCGGTCCCGGCGGCATGGGCGGCGGTCCCGGCGGCCGCGGCGAAGAGGTCGGGAACGAAGAACTCGTGCAGGAAGTTCGCCAGCTCCGCGACGAGATGCGCGACCAGACGCGCGCGCTCAAGCGGATCGCCGACGCGCTCGAGGATCGGTAACGACCGTTCCGTTCGCTCGATTTTTCGGATTACCAGCCCGGTAGCGTCGCGATTCGCGATCGATCGTCGCCGGTCGCTCGTGGCTGCCGATCGGAGACCGCGGGCCGGCGCCCGTCTCGGCCTCACTCGACGTGGCTGCTCAGGCGTTCGCGGAACGTTTCGTACAGTGTCGTTACCGACCAGCGACCGACGATGCGGTCGGAGGCGACGACGCAGACGACCGCGAGGATGAGTCCGCCGATGACGTCGATCCCCCAGTGGATACCCAGATACATCGTCGAGATGATGACGCTGACCGCGAAGACGACCGAGACGGGGAACCAGTTCGGATACTCCGACCGGGTCTGATAGGCGAACATGGCGACGGTCGCGGACAGCGAGGTGTGCAGCGAGGGGAAGACGTTGGTGTTGCGGTTGACCTCGCGGGTGAGGTGCTGGGCCTCCGGGTTCACGTTGTACAGGATCGTCGGCAGTTCGGGCATGAAGTTCCGCGGTCCGTAGGCGATGACGAGCGCGTAGATGACGACCCCGATCGCGTAGTTGAGCGAGTAGGCCGTCAGCAGCCGTCGAAACGGTCGGGTGTTCGACAGGGCGAAGTACGCGATCGGCGGGAAGATCAGCAGGAACGCGTAGCCATAGATGTACGTAAACGAGAAGTACAACGTCACGTCCTCCGAGGCGATCGCCTGGAAGATCAGGACGAACTCCCCCTCGATCGAGCGGATCGTCCGGGTCATGTAGACGCCGATATCCGGCTGATTGTCCCGCATAATACGGTTGAAGACCAGGACGCACGCAAGGACGGCGAGAACTGGCGCAGAGACTCGAACTCGGGACAGCCACTCCCTCTGCGTCTGCTCGAGGCGGTCGCGGCCGATGAATACGGCTGTGGAGAGAACCACCATGAGGCCGACGACGATCGCTACCTGCGTCAGAATGTCGCTGAGCATCAGTATTTCCTCAGCACCCGTCCCTCGTCGTCGATGGGATAGCCCGCGGATTCGAACGCAGCGCGGGCTGCTTCGACGTTGAGCGTTCCGTCGCTGCCGGCGAACGGTGTCACGGGGTCCTCCCCGTCCCACGCGAGGTCGTCGGGCGTCCACTCGTCGGTCAAGGGCGTCGCCAGCGGCTGTGCGTGACCGTGGAAGACCTCGTCGACCAGCCACTGCGTATCGATCGCCTGACACACGGCGCGGCGGAAGTGGAGGTTACTGCACGGCGGGCGGCGCGTATTGAACCCAACGTGGAAGAACGTCCACGACGGCGAGTCCAGCCGTTCGATGTCGGAATCGTCGGGGATCCCCCTGATCGTGGACGACGCGAGCATCGAGGCCGTGACGTCTCCGTTCCCGCTCTCGATGCGGTTGATCGACGACGCGCTTCCGGTGTCGACGGTAAACCGGAGTTCCTCGGCGAGGGGCGCGCGAAGGTGATCGGCCTCGGCGTCCTCGCGCAGCGTGAAGTGGTCGTCGAACCGCTCGAGTAACACGTGGCTCCGTTCTTCCCGCTCGGCGAGCCGGTATGGGCCGCTGCCGATCGGCGGGACCGAATTGGAGGTGACGAGTCCCCACCGACCCTGCGGTGCCGTGAACTCGTCGAGGTCGTCGATCCGGTTCTCGAGTTCCTCGCGCCAGATGTGACGGGGGAAGATCGGCACCGTAAACGCGCGTTTGGCGACCTCGGTGCTGGCGTCGAACGTGAACCGGAGCGTCCGCTCGTCCACGATTTCGACGTCCTCGACGGCGCTCGTGTGGCCGCGATAGCGCGGCGGCGGCGACGGATGCTGGGCCTGTCCGAGTGCGGTGTCCGCGAGGAATCGATACGTGAAAAAGACGTCGTTCGCGGTGACCGTCCGGGGCGTGTTCGGTTCATCGTCGTGGAACCGACAGTCCTCTCGGAGCGTAACCGTCGCGGTCGTTCCGGGCGAGTCGTCCGACTCGTCCGAGGCGGGTTCGAACTCCCAGGATTCCGCGAGCCACGCTGTTACCTCGCCGTCGACGACGGTTCCAAGCGAGTCGTACAGCAGGTCGACGACCGTCCCCCGATCTCGAGTCGTCGCCGAAAGGGGGTTGAGGTTCTGCGACGCGCGCGCGTCGGTGACGAGTGCGTTCAGTCGGTCGGTGTCGGAGACCGGATCGAGGCCGAGATAGGCGCTTCGCGTGGGGAAGAGCGTCTCGTCCCAGCCCTCGAATCGATCGGTTCTGGCGATTCGAACCTCGTCGGGCCGGCAAATCGGTTGAAACGGTTTTTCGTTGGCGATTCCGTCCAATACCTCTGCGATGTCGCGCCGTCGATCCTCACCGTCGGCCCGACGCTGGTCCTCCAGGAGGGAATCGAACGACCATCTATCGAATCCGAAGGGGTTCTGCCAGCCGGATTCGGTGGCGTACGTGGAGTGGAGGGCCTCGTAGAGGAAGTCGGGATCGTAGTCCGCGGGGTGGCGGCCGACGTAGATGTCGAAATCGTGGTCGATCAGGACCTTCTCCAGGAAGTCCGCGGGCGAACGCATCGTGAGACTGGCGTTGATACCGATCTCTTTGAGGTTGCGCTCGAGATGGCGGGCGATCTGAACGGTCTCGGGGCCGGCGTCGCCGGGAACCGTGACGATGGAGAGCGACATGTGCTCGTTTCCGTCACCGTTGACGACGCTCTGCACCGACTCGACACACCCGCTCAACGAGAGCGAAAGCCCGGCCGCACCGGCGGCCAGGACGGAGCGGCGATCGACGCCGTCAGTCGGATCAGTTGGATTGCATTTCATTCAGTCTATTACACCTCTTTGTTGTTGATATATAACAATATTGCGTACTACGATCGGCTATGGGGCATCGTCAAAAACTTTTCCAATCGCCCATATATACCCCACGATTGACGGCCCTGGCCAAAAATCAGCCCGAACGACGACGAGAGGCGTTGTTATCGAGGGTTCTCGGTCGACGCCGTTCGGGTCGATTCGATCGGTGAGCCGTGGTTGTCGGTCCGTGGAGGCCGCCCCGCGGAGCCCTGAGAACGCAACATCAATAGGCGAACCACCGCAAGACGGAGTATGGACGTCGCCGCCGAGCGAATCGACCGCCTCCACGAGCTGGCTCGAGCGGCAACAGCGGACGACGACTACGACCGAGCGCGGTACTACGTCCGCCTCGCGCGTCGCATCGCCGAACGGAACCGGCTCACGCTCCCCCGCGAGTTTCGGCGGTTCGCCTGCGATCGCTGTGACGCGTACCTCCGGCCCGGACGGAACGCTCGCGTCAGGCTCCGGGACGGCCACGTCGTGATCACCTGTGACTGCGGGGCCCACGCGAGGTACCCCTACGAGGACTGAGTGACCGGCCGCCACCGACGACTGAGTGGTCGACCGCCGCTATCGGACCCGTCGGCGATGGACCTGGGAAGCGGAATTCCGATTCGAGAAGATACAAACGGCTCGGTTCGCTATCGACGGGTATGGATACCCAGAAACTCAAGCAGGAGGCACACGATCTCGACGTCACCGTCTGGGTCGGCAAGAGCGGCGTCGAATCGGTCGTCGACGAACTCGACGACCAGCTTTCGACCCGAGAACTCGTGAAGGTCAAATTCCTCCGCGCGGCCCGCGCGGGCAGTTCCACCGAGGAGAAGGCGGCCGATCTCGCGGATCGGGTCGGCGCCGAACTGATCGAGACGCGCGGGCACACTGCGGTGTTGTATCGATGACCGGCGGCCCCAGTTCGATCGTGCTCCAGGCCGACGAACTGGGTCCGATCGGTCGCGGACTCGAGGCGCTAGATATTCCGTACGTCGGGCCGACCGTCGCCGGGAGCGTCGCGAGCGTGATCCGGTTCGTCCTCGCGTTCGCCGCGATCTGGGTGATCGGTCGTCTGGTCGTGGTGCCCCTGGTCCGGCGGGCCCTCGACGGGCGCGACCTCGACGACCACGCGAAGAAGCCGCTGTTGCGGCTGACGACGTTCGGGATGCTGTTCGTCGCCGTCGCCATCGCCTTCGGCTTCGCCGGCTTCGGAAACTTCCTCGTTTCGATGGCCGGCATCGCGGCGGCCGGGGCGCTCGCCGTCGGCCTGGCGATGCAGAACGTCATCTCGAACTTCGTCGCCGGCGTCTTCATCTACGTCGACAAGCCGTTTCGCATCGGCGACTGGATCGAGTGGGACGACGGGACCTACTCGGGGGTCGTCGAGGACATCAGCCTCCGGGTGACCAGGGTGCGCACGTTCGACAACGAACTCCTGACGGTGCCGAACTCGAGTCTCACCGATAGCGTCCTCAAGAACCCGGTCGACGGCGACAAACTCCGACTGAAGTTCGTCTTCGGAATCGGCTACGGCGACGACATCGAGAAGGCCACCGATATCATCGTCGACGAGGCCGAGCGCCACCCCGACATCATGGACGATCCAGGGCCGTCGGTCCGACTGACGGAACTCGGTGACTCCGACGTCGGGCTCCAGTCGCGGTTCTGGATCGCGAACCCCTCGCGGGCCGACTTCGTGCGGATTCGCGGCGAGTACGTCACGAGCGTCAAACAGCGCTTCGACGAGGAGGGGATCGACATCCCCTACCCCGTCCGCACGCTCGAGGGCGGGCTCACGCTCGAAGACAGGCCGAGTATCGGTCAGCCGGCAGAATAAGGCGACGAGCACCGAGCGGTTTCAACGTACACCGCGCCTCCCACAGTCGGCGCTACCACTCCTCGACGGTCACGTTTTCCGGCGGGTCGAAGGCGAACCGATCGTCCTCGAGACCGCTGTTGAACGTCACCGATTCGAATTTCTCGATCATCACGTGGCGGGTGCCCGCTGGTCCCTCGAAGACCAGTTTCTCCTTGAGCGGGTAGTCGAATTCCGCGTCGATCCAGATCGTCTGCTCGACGACGGTGAGTTCGTCTTCCGGATCGATCGTCTCGAGGGCGTAGACGTACTCGGTGTCCCCGACGAGGACCGAGAGTCCCTCCGTGACCACCTCGTCTTTCGCATCGACGTCGAGGACGTGGGCCTCGCGGTCCGCGATTTCCGCCGTCCCCTGATACTCGAGGTCGTACAGCTCGCGTTGCTCCGCGGCCATGTCGGCGCGACTCTCGCGGACGGACGCGTCTTCGAACGGCTCCTCGAACTCGGTGTACTGGGCGACCCCGGCGTCGGGGTAGTACCACCACTTCGTGGTCGCGTTCGAGACGTAGACGTCGCCGACGCGGTCGGGGTTCGACGCCTCGAGGACTTCGTCCCGGTAGTCGACGTAAGGACGTTCGGCCATGCGGACGCGTTCGACGACCGACCGGTCGCCGTCGGTCACCTCGGTCCGCATCTCGCCGCTAACGTCCTCGAGATCGTCGCTGTGGACGAACGCGCCCTCGAAGACGGCTTCCGGATCGGGGTCGTCGGCGTCGCCCGGCGCCCCCTCGCCGGACGGGACGCCGACGCAGCCGCCGAGGACGATCAGCGCGAGCAGGCAGCACAGCGCCGCGAATCGGCGAGGTTGCATAGGAGTAGTCAGCCGGTTAGACAGTACTAAGCGTTTTCATCCTCGAACCGAAACGATCCGGCTCGGACCCGAATCGGTCCGGAACGCCAGTTTTTTGCGCGGCGACCGCTCAGCACGTGCATACCCACGACGACGCGGGCCGCGACCGGGAATCGACTCGACGATCCGCGGCCGCGTTGCCCGAGGAGAACTTCCCGATGTTGACAACGAACACCGTCGCCCGTGCCGGACTGGACGCGATCGCGCTGAAGCCCGCCGAGTGCGACGTCTCGGCCGCGAGCGCGCTGCCGGTCGAGACGATCGCGATCGACTACGAGGGTCGCGAGCACCTCCCCGCCCGCGAGACCCTTCGCGCCCTCTCGAACGAAGCCGCGGTCTACCTCACGACGCCGGTCCGGGCCGACGGCTTCGATCCGCTGGGCGACGACTCGCTGGTCGCGGAACTACCCGATTCGGTGGGGCGGGTCCTCGTCGCCGGCCACCCCGCCTACCTCACCTCGGACGAACGCGAGCGGGCCGTCGCCCCCCGACTCGGTGCGGCCCTCGAGCGCGACCCGGACGCCTGGGTCGGCACCGAGAGCGTCGAACGGATCGCGATGGCCACGGGCGCGACCCAGTACGAACTGCTCTCCCGGACTACCCACCGCGACCTGCGGGCGCTGCGGGCGGCCGGCTTCGACGGCGGCGTCGCCGTCTACGCGCCGACGGTGCTGACCGACGACGAGGACCGAATCCTCGAGGCCGTCGGGGACTACGTCGCCCGGCGGCGCCCCGTCGCGGAGGCGTTACCCGCGGGCGCCGCGACGGACGCGAGCGCGACCGGACGCGCTCGAGAGGTCTTGCTCGCCGCGGCGACGGACTACGCGCTCGTCGGCACTGCAGACGAGGTCCGCGAGCAGACCGACGCCGTCCGCGAGGCCGGCGCGGCGACGGTCGTCGGCTACCCCGCACAGGGTCTCGAACCGTTTCTCGAGTGACCGCTCGCGGATGAGCGGCGCCGCCTGCAGTCTCGATCAGTCTCCGTCGATCGACAACCACCCAGAGGTAAGTGCCCGCCACCCCCAGTAGCCGCTATGACGAGTTTCGTTCGGGCCATCGACGGTCGAGTACAGCGCCGGACGGCCGGCGGATCGGAGCGTGATCGGCGATGAGCGGTATCGACGACGATCCGGAGATCGCCGTCGGCGCGGACGCCTTCACGCAGTCGGGTGCCGGCCTCGAGATCGCGGTCGTCGGCGCCGGCGCCGTCGGTGCGACGACCGCCTACGACCTCGCGCGGGAGGGGGCGGACGTCACGCTCTACGAGAAGGGATCGATCGCGAGCGGCTCGAGCGGTCGGGCCGCGGGCATCTGCTACGACGCGTTCGCGGACCCCCTCGACGCCGAAATCGCCAGCGACGCCATCGAGCGGTTCCGCGCGTTCTCGGGCGACGAGACGTTCCCGTTCGTCGAGTGTCCCTACGTCTGGCTCGCCCGCGAGGGCGATACGGAGCGGGCCGACGCCATACGCGAACAGGTCGAGCGGATGCAGGAACAGGGGATCGTCGCCCTCGAGGCCGACGGCGACGCGCTCGCGGATCGCTTCGACGCCCTGCGAACGGACGACGTCGCCGTCGCGGGCATCGCGGGCGCGGCGGGCTACACCGATCCCGCCAGATACACCGCCTGCCTCGCCGCCGCGGCGGACGGCGCCGGCGCAACCCTCGAGCCCGAGACGCCCGTCGAGGTCGCGCTCGACCCCGCGCGGGTGGTCCTCGCGGACGGTACCGAGCGCGAGGTGGACGCGGTGGTCGTGACCGCAGGCGCTCACACGACGGAACTGCTCGCGGACGCCGGCGTCTCGATCCCGGTGAAACCCTACCGGGTGCAGGCGTTGGTCGCCAGCGCCGACCTCGAGGAACCGATCTGTTACGACGCGAGCGACTCCTTTTACCTCCGCCCGCACCCCGACGGCCTCCTCGCGGGGGACGGCACCGAGCACGTCGAGAGCGACCCCGACGACTACGACCGCGAGGCCGATCCCGAGTTCGCCGACGACCTCCTCGAGCGGGTCGCACACCGGCTTCCGGGGGTTGACCTCGAACTCGACCGGGCGTGGGCCGGGCTCTGTACGGCGACGCCGGACCGGGACCCGCTGGTCGGCCGCGTCGCGGCGGGGTGTTACGTCGCGACCGGCTTCCAGGGCCACGGCTTCATGCGCGCGCCGGCGATCGGCCAGCGGCTCGCAGAACAGGTTCTCGGCGGCGACGGCATCGACGCGTTCGATCCGGCGCGGTTCGGCGGCGACGAAGCGTTCGATATCGTCGACGGGATGTCGATCGAGTCGGAGAATTAAGACCGACGGCGGGGCCGACCGGTCGGCCGCGGGACGCAGGGAGTGGGCCCGGAGAGATCTGATCAGTCGTCGGCGGTGAGTTCGTCCGCTTCGGAGGCGGGGTCGGACTCGCTCTCGTCGCCCTCGACCGTCGAGTCCTTCGGAATGTCGATGCGCAAGGTGCCGTTCTCGGTCAGCGTCGCCGTCCCCGAATCGGGGTCGACCATCGCGTCCGACGGCAGTTCGGTTTCGCCCTCGAGTTCCATCCCGCGGCCGGGAAAGCGCATCTCGTAGCCGTCGCGGTACTGGCGGAACCGATCGATTTGGATCTTGACGTTCCCTCCGAGATAGCGGACCTGGACGTCGTCGGGTTCGGCGCCGGGCGCGTCGAAGACGACCCGATACGACGCGTCGTTCTCGAGCACGTCGACGGGCAGCGAGCGGTGGTTCTGGAACTCTCCGTTCGCGCGGCCGACCTGCC
It encodes the following:
- a CDS encoding YhbY family RNA-binding protein translates to MDTQKLKQEAHDLDVTVWVGKSGVESVVDELDDQLSTRELVKVKFLRAARAGSSTEEKAADLADRVGAELIETRGHTAVLYR
- a CDS encoding DUF7388 family protein, yielding MLTTNTVARAGLDAIALKPAECDVSAASALPVETIAIDYEGREHLPARETLRALSNEAAVYLTTPVRADGFDPLGDDSLVAELPDSVGRVLVAGHPAYLTSDERERAVAPRLGAALERDPDAWVGTESVERIAMATGATQYELLSRTTHRDLRALRAAGFDGGVAVYAPTVLTDDEDRILEAVGDYVARRRPVAEALPAGAATDASATGRAREVLLAAATDYALVGTADEVREQTDAVREAGAATVVGYPAQGLEPFLE
- a CDS encoding Hsp20/alpha crystallin family protein, producing MSLGDLPKSVGSVLYRQVGRANGEFQNHRSLPVDVLENDASYRVVFDAPGAEPDDVQVRYLGGNVKIQIDRFRQYRDGYEMRFPGRGMELEGETELPSDAMVDPDSGTATLTENGTLRIDIPKDSTVEGDESESDPASEADELTADD
- a CDS encoding LolA family protein, whose product is MQPRRFAALCCLLALIVLGGCVGVPSGEGAPGDADDPDPEAVFEGAFVHSDDLEDVSGEMRTEVTDGDRSVVERVRMAERPYVDYRDEVLEASNPDRVGDVYVSNATTKWWYYPDAGVAQYTEFEEPFEDASVRESRADMAAEQRELYDLEYQGTAEIADREAHVLDVDAKDEVVTEGLSVLVGDTEYVYALETIDPEDELTVVEQTIWIDAEFDYPLKEKLVFEGPAGTRHVMIEKFESVTFNSGLEDDRFAFDPPENVTVEEW
- a CDS encoding ABC transporter substrate-binding protein, which gives rise to MKCNPTDPTDGVDRRSVLAAGAAGLSLSLSGCVESVQSVVNGDGNEHMSLSIVTVPGDAGPETVQIARHLERNLKEIGINASLTMRSPADFLEKVLIDHDFDIYVGRHPADYDPDFLYEALHSTYATESGWQNPFGFDRWSFDSLLEDQRRADGEDRRRDIAEVLDGIANEKPFQPICRPDEVRIARTDRFEGWDETLFPTRSAYLGLDPVSDTDRLNALVTDARASQNLNPLSATTRDRGTVVDLLYDSLGTVVDGEVTAWLAESWEFEPASDESDDSPGTTATVTLREDCRFHDDEPNTPRTVTANDVFFTYRFLADTALGQAQHPSPPPRYRGHTSAVEDVEIVDERTLRFTFDASTEVAKRAFTVPIFPRHIWREELENRIDDLDEFTAPQGRWGLVTSNSVPPIGSGPYRLAEREERSHVLLERFDDHFTLREDAEADHLRAPLAEELRFTVDTGSASSINRIESGNGDVTASMLASSTIRGIPDDSDIERLDSPSWTFFHVGFNTRRPPCSNLHFRRAVCQAIDTQWLVDEVFHGHAQPLATPLTDEWTPDDLAWDGEDPVTPFAGSDGTLNVEAARAAFESAGYPIDDEGRVLRKY
- a CDS encoding phosphatase PAP2 family protein; translated protein: MLSDILTQVAIVVGLMVVLSTAVFIGRDRLEQTQREWLSRVRVSAPVLAVLACVLVFNRIMRDNQPDIGVYMTRTIRSIEGEFVLIFQAIASEDVTLYFSFTYIYGYAFLLIFPPIAYFALSNTRPFRRLLTAYSLNYAIGVVIYALVIAYGPRNFMPELPTILYNVNPEAQHLTREVNRNTNVFPSLHTSLSATVAMFAYQTRSEYPNWFPVSVVFAVSVIISTMYLGIHWGIDVIGGLILAVVCVVASDRIVGRWSVTTLYETFRERLSSHVE
- a CDS encoding ribonuclease P protein component 4, producing MDVAAERIDRLHELARAATADDDYDRARYYVRLARRIAERNRLTLPREFRRFACDRCDAYLRPGRNARVRLRDGHVVITCDCGAHARYPYED
- a CDS encoding mechanosensitive ion channel family protein, which codes for MTGGPSSIVLQADELGPIGRGLEALDIPYVGPTVAGSVASVIRFVLAFAAIWVIGRLVVVPLVRRALDGRDLDDHAKKPLLRLTTFGMLFVAVAIAFGFAGFGNFLVSMAGIAAAGALAVGLAMQNVISNFVAGVFIYVDKPFRIGDWIEWDDGTYSGVVEDISLRVTRVRTFDNELLTVPNSSLTDSVLKNPVDGDKLRLKFVFGIGYGDDIEKATDIIVDEAERHPDIMDDPGPSVRLTELGDSDVGLQSRFWIANPSRADFVRIRGEYVTSVKQRFDEEGIDIPYPVRTLEGGLTLEDRPSIGQPAE
- a CDS encoding NAD(P)/FAD-dependent oxidoreductase; translated protein: MSGIDDDPEIAVGADAFTQSGAGLEIAVVGAGAVGATTAYDLAREGADVTLYEKGSIASGSSGRAAGICYDAFADPLDAEIASDAIERFRAFSGDETFPFVECPYVWLAREGDTERADAIREQVERMQEQGIVALEADGDALADRFDALRTDDVAVAGIAGAAGYTDPARYTACLAAAADGAGATLEPETPVEVALDPARVVLADGTEREVDAVVVTAGAHTTELLADAGVSIPVKPYRVQALVASADLEEPICYDASDSFYLRPHPDGLLAGDGTEHVESDPDDYDREADPEFADDLLERVAHRLPGVDLELDRAWAGLCTATPDRDPLVGRVAAGCYVATGFQGHGFMRAPAIGQRLAEQVLGGDGIDAFDPARFGGDEAFDIVDGMSIESEN